GCTGGTCGGAAGCGTGGTCCTGCTGGTGCTGACCAGCCCGCGCCTCAGCCTGCTGACGCTGGCCGTGATTCCGCTGGTGATCGGCACCGCCGTGGTGCTGGGCCGCCGCCTGCGCCGGGTGGCCCGCCAGCTTCAGGACACCATCGCCGCCGCGAACGCCGACGCCGCCGAGGCCCTGGGCGGCGTGCGGGTCGTGCAGAGCTTCACTGCCGAGAACCTGGAGCGCGGGCGCTACGGCGCAGGCATGACCCGCGCCTTCCGGGTGGCCCTGCGCCGCAACCGCCTCCAGGCCCTGATGGCGGGCACCATGGGTTTCCTGACCTTCGGGGCGCTCGCGGTCGTGCTGTGGTACGGCGGGCGGCAGGTGATGGCGGGCGATCTCACGCCCGGCAAGCTCGTCACGTTCCTGATCTACGCCCTTCAGGTGGGCGGCACGGTCGCGGGTCTGACCGGCATCTTCAACCAGTTTCAGGAGGCGCTGGGCGCGTCGGGCCGGATTTTCGAGTTGCTGGACGAGCGCAGCGACCTGCCCGAATCGGCCTTACCGGTTCCACTGGGGCGGGCCGAGGGTCGCGTCACCTTCGATCACGTGGCCTTTCAGTACGGCGACGTGCCGACGCTGCGGGACGTGAGTTTCGACGTACCCGCCGGACAGGTGGTCGCGCTGGTTGGGCCGAGCGGGGCGGGCAAGACCACGCTGGTGAACCTGATTCCGCGCTTCTGGGACGTAACGGGGGGTGCGCTGCGGGTAGACGGGCAGGACGTGCGCGACTACGCCCTGGCGGACCTGCGCGCCCAGGTGGGTCTGGTGCCTCAGGAAACACTGCTCTTTTCCGGCTCCATCGAGGAGAACATCCGTTACGGGAGGCCGGACGCGACCCCGGAGGAGGTGCAGGCCGCCGCCCGTGCCGCGAACGCCGACGCCTTCATCACGGCCTTTCCCGAAGGGTATGCGACCGTCGTCGGTGAGCGCGGCGTGAAGCTCAGCGGCGGGCAGCGCCAGCGGGTCGCCATCGCCCGCGCGCTGCTCAAGGACCCCCGCATCCTGATTCTGGACGAGGCGACCAGTGCTCTCGACAACGAATCTGAGGCACTGGTCCAGGCGGCCCTCGACACGCTGATGCAGGGCCGCACCACCTTCGTGATCGCGCACCGCCTCAGCACCATCCGGAACGCGGGCCGCATCCTCGTTCTGGACGCCGGGGAAGTCGTGGAGGACGGCACGCACGAGGCGCTGATGGCGGCAGGTGGCCTCTACCGCGACCTGTATGAGCTCCAATTCAGGAAGGAACAGGCGGCGCGGGGGGAGCTGGTTTAGGGGTCGAGAACGCCCGCATACACTTCACCGAGCGTCAGCGTCGTATCCAGGCAGGGAACAGGAATGGTTCCCCCACCCGCCAGTTCCACCTCTTCCCAGCCGCCCGCCGTTCTCTGGATGACCCGGACAAACCGCCTGGTGGCGTCCACGATCAGGTAGGTCTGGAGGCTGGGGAGGCTGGTGTAGGCCCAGAGTTTGTCGTTGCGGTCCATGTGGCCCGTTCTGGGGCTGAGGACTTCGACGAGCAGACAGGGTTCACGGGAGAAGGTGGCGTCGCGGGGCATCGGTTCGCAGGTCACGACCACATCCGGGTAGTAGTACACGCGCTTTCCGGTGGGGTTGGTGGCGTTCACCCGCATATCCGAGGTGTAGACGTGACAACCTGCCTCCCGCGCTGGGCGGAGCAGTGCCGCCCCGATATTCAGGGTGATCTCTCCATGCCCACTGCTGGCCCCCGCCTGCGCCAGCGTCGGCCCATGCAGCGGGTAGGCGTACCCATCCACGAACTCCCGCTTGATAGGACTGTCCGGCTCGGTGCGGAGGTACTCTTCTTCCGTCATTTCCTGGGCATGTTCCCAGAAGTTGGGGGCAGGGCCACTCATGCCTCATGGTAGCCAAACGCCCACCCCTACATTGAGGCGGGCGCGTTCGCGGCCTTATTCTTTATTCTTTCAGTCCATTGCGTTCGCCAGCACCGGCTGGGGCTGCCAGGCGTTGGCGCCGATAGACCGCAGCCGCTCGGCCAATCTCTCGTAGCCCCGGTTGAGGTACTGCACGCCGTCGATCACCGTCTCGCCCTCGGTGGTGAGCGCGGCGATGAAGAGGGCCGCCCCGGCACGCAGGTCGGCGGCCTTGACCGGCGCGGCGTGGAGGGCACCGCCCTGGATGACCTGGGTGTAACCGCTCACCGTGATGTTTGCGCCCATGCGGTGCAGTTCCGCGACATGCGTGAGGCGGTCGGGATAGACCGGGTCCTGCACCACGCTGGTCCCGGGCACGGTGGCGAGCAGCGCGCTCATCTGCGGCTGCACGTCCGTGGGGAAGCCGGGGAAGCTCTGGGTGGTCACATTCACCGGCTTCAGCTCGCGGTCACGGGCGTCCACGATCAGGCGGTCTTCCGCTTCGAGGATGTCCACGCCCATTTCCATCAGCTTGCTGCTGACGGCGCGCAGGTGGTCCGGGCGCACATTGGTCAGCGTGAGGCGGCTGCGGGTGGCGGCGGCGGCAATCATGAAGGTCCCGGCCTCGATGCGGTCGGGAATGATCCGGTACTCCCCACCGCGCAGCGCCTTCACGCCGCGAATGGTGAGGGTGTTGGTCCCGCCCCCCTGGATATCCGCGCCCAGGCTGTTGAGGAAGTGGATCAGGTCCACCACGTCGGTGTCGATGCTGGCGTTTTCCAGCGTCACCACACCGTCTCCCAGCACGGCGGCCAGGATCGCGTTCTGCGTCCCACCCACCGTCAGCAGCTCGAAGACGAAGGCGCCGTTCAGGCTGCCCTCCCGCTGGGCCCCAAAGTTGCCCCCCTCTTCCACCACGCGGATGCCGAGCGCGCGGAAGGCCTTGACGTGCTGATCGACCGGGCGGTACCCGAAGGCGCAACCACCCGGCATGCTCACGGTCGCCTGACCGGCGCGGGCCAGCAGGGCACCCATCATGATGAAGCTGGCGCGCATCTTGCTGACCAGGGCGTAGGGGGCGTCGGTGTTCAGGATCTCGGGCGTGTGCAGGGTGAGGCTGTTGGGGCCGACCCAGACGTGGCGCGTGCCGATATGGTGCGCGAGGTCGAGAATGGTGTACACGTCCGAGAGGCGGGGGACCCCGTGCAGGGTGACGGGTTCGCTGCTCAGGAGGCTGGCCACGATGATCGGCAGCGCCGCGTTCTTGCTGGGCTGGACAGCGATCTCGCCGGAGAGTTCCCGGCCTCCCTGGATGTGCAGCGGCGTCAGTTGCATGGTGATCCTTTCGGCGGCGCGGCGGGCGCGCGGGGTGAGTGTCAGGGTATCCGGGCGTACCCGGTGCAAAGCTGAGTGCATGTTACACATGATGCTCACCTTACGTCTACGCTGACCTTACAACCTGTGAGGCCAGAGCGTGTGTGTCGTCTCTGAGGGACCCTGCTCCCTGATCTCATTCGAGCAGGCTGTGAGAGATGTTGAGGGTCCACACGGTGCGTGCTACGCTGCGCCGCAAGTCAGATAGCCAGACGGTGCAGGAATCAGCTCCACGTGGGGAGAGGCCGCACCGGGAGAGGCTGCGCCAGAGAGGGAGAGGGGATGCCGAAGAAGGAACGCAAACGCCTCCAGGTCGTTATCAGTGAGGAGCAAGACGCGCTGCTGACCCGCACCGCCTATGAACTCTCCAGCCCCGAGCGCCTGATCAGCAAGAGCGAGGTGGTCCGCCTCGCCATCGAGAAGATCGCCCGTGAACTCGGCGAGGGCGAACATCTCGAAGAGTACCGCAATCTGCTGGAAAACGAGGACGTGGCCGACGACCAGAACGGATAGCACCTTGCCCTGAGGCCGGAATAGCCGGGCAGGACAGCGGATGTTCTTCGTTGGCGGGAGGTGCAGGGGCGGCCCCTCTCCTGCGGACTCGTAGCGCTGCCCCGCAGAGCTTTGCAAGTCACCTGTCTTGACGCGAACGCCGGAGGCTGACCCGCTCCTGGTCCAGCGCCGCCAGTCGGTATTTTCTTCTGCTCGCTCTGCTTCGCAACTTTGCGAGTCCGCCCGCCCCTCGCCTGCGACTCCCCTGAAGTTGGTATGAGGCCGCAGCCACAAAGCCGGAGCGCCGCTCTCTGGGGTCGAGCGGCGCTCCGGCTTTGAAGCCTATACAGTGAAGCTGCCGCCCGTGCAGCGTCAGCGGCCTACGCTGTAGACGGGACCGTTGGCTGGCAGCACGCGGCGCGCGCCGAGCAGGCGGGGTGCCCAGTAGGGATCGCCCAGCAGGTGGTCCACCGCCACCTGCCCCTTGTAGGAATTGGCATTCACGAACTGGTCGTCCCCCAGGTAGATGCCGACGTGGGTGACCTGGCCGCGCCCCTCCGTATCGAAGAAGACCAGATCGCCGGGTTGCAGTTCGGGGGGGGAGACGGGCAGGCCCACCTGCGCCTGATCGGCACTGCGGCGCGGGAGTTGCACGCCCAGCGGCGCGAAGACCTGGAGGACGAACCCGCTGCAATCCAGACCGCTCGGGGTGCTGCCGCCGTACACGTAGGGCACGCCCAGCAGCGCCAGGGCCGTGCCGCGCCAGTCGCCGGGCAGCGCCCGGACCGGACTCTGGGCCGGACTGGGCAGGGACGCGGCCAGGGGCACCGGGGCCGGGCTGCTCTGGGCCACCACCGGGCGCACGGGCAGGCCCGGGCCGGGAAGACGCAGCACCTGTCCGACCTCCAGAACCGCGTCCGGCGGCAGGGTATTGGCGGCCAGCAGGCTGTCCACGCTGACGCCGAAGCGGCGGGCCAACGAGTACAGGGTGTCGCCGCGCTGCACGGTGTAAGGGG
The window above is part of the Deinococcus metallilatus genome. Proteins encoded here:
- a CDS encoding C40 family peptidase yields the protein MPVFSRTALLLALLTFTGVASRAQAAGNTFDLGGGSLPGSSSVQVAPLTLTVQPGDTAYSLARAHGLSVEALLALNGLSSPDLRVGQVLRVGEVPPYTVQRGDTLYSLARRFGVSVDSLLAANTLPPDAVLEVGQVLRLPGPGLPVRPVVAQSSPAPVPLAASLPSPAQSPVRALPGDWRGTALALLGVPYVYGGSTPSGLDCSGFVLQVFAPLGVQLPRRSADQAQVGLPVSPPELQPGDLVFFDTEGRGQVTHVGIYLGDDQFVNANSYKGQVAVDHLLGDPYWAPRLLGARRVLPANGPVYSVGR
- a CDS encoding ABC transporter ATP-binding protein is translated as MLSRPSRLTPAARDPNTPRPRRDPRQLARLLAYARPYRVLFVLGVLATLVSSGLNLVFPLLFGRLIDASFLKVGSTDTGPLDRTVLLLLGIFALSALFGAAQSYLLSMVGSGVVADLRRSLFSHLLSLSPQFFTAHKTGDLTSRLTSDVSTVQAVSSTALAQLFSQTVALVGSVVLLVLTSPRLSLLTLAVIPLVIGTAVVLGRRLRRVARQLQDTIAAANADAAEALGGVRVVQSFTAENLERGRYGAGMTRAFRVALRRNRLQALMAGTMGFLTFGALAVVLWYGGRQVMAGDLTPGKLVTFLIYALQVGGTVAGLTGIFNQFQEALGASGRIFELLDERSDLPESALPVPLGRAEGRVTFDHVAFQYGDVPTLRDVSFDVPAGQVVALVGPSGAGKTTLVNLIPRFWDVTGGALRVDGQDVRDYALADLRAQVGLVPQETLLFSGSIEENIRYGRPDATPEEVQAAARAANADAFITAFPEGYATVVGERGVKLSGGQRQRVAIARALLKDPRILILDEATSALDNESEALVQAALDTLMQGRTTFVIAHRLSTIRNAGRILVLDAGEVVEDGTHEALMAAGGLYRDLYELQFRKEQAARGELV
- the murA gene encoding UDP-N-acetylglucosamine 1-carboxyvinyltransferase, encoding MQLTPLHIQGGRELSGEIAVQPSKNAALPIIVASLLSSEPVTLHGVPRLSDVYTILDLAHHIGTRHVWVGPNSLTLHTPEILNTDAPYALVSKMRASFIMMGALLARAGQATVSMPGGCAFGYRPVDQHVKAFRALGIRVVEEGGNFGAQREGSLNGAFVFELLTVGGTQNAILAAVLGDGVVTLENASIDTDVVDLIHFLNSLGADIQGGGTNTLTIRGVKALRGGEYRIIPDRIEAGTFMIAAAATRSRLTLTNVRPDHLRAVSSKLMEMGVDILEAEDRLIVDARDRELKPVNVTTQSFPGFPTDVQPQMSALLATVPGTSVVQDPVYPDRLTHVAELHRMGANITVSGYTQVIQGGALHAAPVKAADLRAGAALFIAALTTEGETVIDGVQYLNRGYERLAERLRSIGANAWQPQPVLANAMD
- a CDS encoding Uma2 family endonuclease; translated protein: MSGPAPNFWEHAQEMTEEEYLRTEPDSPIKREFVDGYAYPLHGPTLAQAGASSGHGEITLNIGAALLRPAREAGCHVYTSDMRVNATNPTGKRVYYYPDVVVTCEPMPRDATFSREPCLLVEVLSPRTGHMDRNDKLWAYTSLPSLQTYLIVDATRRFVRVIQRTAGGWEEVELAGGGTIPVPCLDTTLTLGEVYAGVLDP
- a CDS encoding transcriptional regulator, which produces MPKKERKRLQVVISEEQDALLTRTAYELSSPERLISKSEVVRLAIEKIARELGEGEHLEEYRNLLENEDVADDQNG